A single window of Aphidius gifuensis isolate YNYX2018 linkage group LG1, ASM1490517v1, whole genome shotgun sequence DNA harbors:
- the LOC122847639 gene encoding calcium uptake protein 1 homolog, mitochondrial-like isoform X2: protein MFLNRSRQLLMARGIFFEQRAIPIKNYQHIDCLSTNINCQSNIIVRNFRNFGHGPRPQSRAMKWYLICLATGMIGVITNWKSIGKMLFPRVDAAEMLKERSNIVDENTTEEPKKKKKKQKVGFRDRKIIEYENRMRSYSTPDKIFRYFATVKISSLDGTEVYMTPDDFLRAITPGMKQPDGLGLDKYKRFDPKGIQNKLELELDENSIFYKLGSAGLITFSDYIFLLTVLSTSRRHFEIAFRMFDFNGDGDVDSDEFGKVATLIRQQTSIGTRHRDHSATGNTFKGVNSALTTYFFGPKMNEKLTIEKFLDFQEQLQKEILNLEFERRNPDANGNITETDFTELLLAYAGYHEKKKSKMLKRVKKSFKDNAKGINKEDYLKFFHFLNNINDVDTALTFYHIAGASIDQVTLKHVAKTVAHVDLSDHVIQVVYTIFDENMDGQLSNREFVAVMKNRVLRGLEKPKDTGFVKLLQSMAKCAKNSYTFDK from the exons ATGTTTCTCAATCGAAGTAGACAACTTTTAATGGCTCGtggaatattttttgagcAACGAGCTattccaataaaaaattatcaacatattgattgtttatcaacaaatatcaATTGTCAAAGTAATATTATTGTACGTAATTTTCGTAATTTTGGTCATGGACCACGTCCACAAAGTAGAGCTATGAAATGGTATCTCATTTGTCTTGCAACTGGTATGATAGGAGTCATAACAAATTGGAAAAG TATTGGAAAAATGTTATTTCCACGAGTTGATGCTGCTGAAATGCTTAAAGAAAGatcaaatattgttgatgaaaatacaACCGAAGagccaaaaaagaaaaagaaaaaacaaaaagttggATTTCGTGATAGAaag ATAATTGAGTATGAAAATCGGATGAGATCTTACTCAACACCCGATaaaatttttcgttatttCGCGACAGTCAAGATTTCAAGCTTGGATGGTACTGAAGTCTACATGACACCCGATGATTTTCTAAGAGCAATTACCCCTGGCATGAAACAACCAGAtg gACTTGGATTGGACAAGTACAAACGATTTGATCCaaag ggtattcaaaataaattagaattggaacttgatgaaaatagtattttttacaaaCTTGGAAGTGCTGGTTTGATAACATTTTctgattatatatttctacTAACTGTTTTGTCAA catCAAGAAGACATTTTGAAATAGCATTTCGTATGTTTGATTTtaatggtgatggtgatgttgATTCTGATGAATTTGGTAAAGTTGCAACATTAATTAGACAACAAACAAGTATTGGTACACGTCATCGTGATCATTCAGCAACTGGTAACACATTTAAAGGTGTTAATTCAGCATtaacaacatatttttttggtccaaaaatgaatgaaaaattaacaattgaaaagTTTCTTGATTTTCAAGAACAATTACAAAAAGAAATTCTTAATCTTGAG tttgaaCGTCGTAATCCAGATGCAAATGGTAATATAACAGAAACAGATTTTACTGAATTACTTCTTGCATATGCTggttatcatgaaaaaaaaaaatctaaaatgttaaaaagagttaaaaaaagttttaaagatAATGCAAAAGGTATTAATAaagaagattatttaaaattttttcactttttaaataatattaatgatgttGATACTGCATTGACATTCTATCATATTGCTGGTGCTTCAATTGATCAAGTAACACTTAAACATGTTGCTAAAACAGTTGCACATGTTGATTTATCTGATCATGTTATACAAGttgtttatacaatttttgatgaaaaca tGGATGGACAATTGAGTAATCGTGAATTTGTTGCTGTCATGAAAAATCGTGTTTTAAGAGGACTTGAAAAACCAAAAGATACTGGTTTTGTTAAGCTTCTTCAATCCATGGCAAAATGTGCCAAAAATAGTTATACTTTTGACAAGTAA
- the LOC122847639 gene encoding calcium uptake protein 1 homolog, mitochondrial-like isoform X3 codes for MFLNRSRQLLMARGIFFEQRAIPIKNYQHIDCLSTNINCQSNIIVRNFRNFGHGPRPQSRAMKWYLICLATGMIGVITNWKSIGKMLFPRVDAAEMLKERSNIVDENTTEEPKKKKKKQKVGFRDRKIIEYENRIRHYSTPDKVFRYFATLQVVINDTHEVFMTPDDFLRSITPGVKQPDGLGLDKYKRFDPKGIQNKLELELDENSIFYKLGSAGLITFSDYIFLLTVLSTSRRHFEIAFRMFDFNGDGDVDSDEFGKVATLIRQQTSIGTRHRDHSATGNTFKGVNSALTTYFFGPKMNEKLTIEKFLDFQEQLQKEILNLEFERRNPDANGNITETDFTELLLAYAGYHEKKKSKMLKRVKKSFKDNAKGINKEDYLKFFHFLNNINDVDTALTFYHIAGASIDQVTLKHVAKTVAHVDLSDHVIQVVYTIFDENMDGQLSNREFVAVMKNRVLRGLEKPKDTGFVKLLQSMAKCAKNSYTFDK; via the exons ATGTTTCTCAATCGAAGTAGACAACTTTTAATGGCTCGtggaatattttttgagcAACGAGCTattccaataaaaaattatcaacatattgattgtttatcaacaaatatcaATTGTCAAAGTAATATTATTGTACGTAATTTTCGTAATTTTGGTCATGGACCACGTCCACAAAGTAGAGCTATGAAATGGTATCTCATTTGTCTTGCAACTGGTATGATAGGAGTCATAACAAATTGGAAAAG TATTGGAAAAATGTTATTTCCACGAGTTGATGCTGCTGAAATGCTTAAAGAAAGatcaaatattgttgatgaaaatacaACCGAAGagccaaaaaagaaaaagaaaaaacaaaaagttggATTTCGTGATAGAaag attatTGAATATGAAAATCGCATCAGACATTATTCAACACCGGACAAAGTTTTTCGATATTTTGCAACCCTACAAGTCGTGATCAACGATACACATGAGGTTTTTATGACGCCAGATGATTTTTTGAGATCAATAACACCAGGTGTAAAACAACCCGATG gACTTGGATTGGACAAGTACAAACGATTTGATCCaaag ggtattcaaaataaattagaattggaacttgatgaaaatagtattttttacaaaCTTGGAAGTGCTGGTTTGATAACATTTTctgattatatatttctacTAACTGTTTTGTCAA catCAAGAAGACATTTTGAAATAGCATTTCGTATGTTTGATTTtaatggtgatggtgatgttgATTCTGATGAATTTGGTAAAGTTGCAACATTAATTAGACAACAAACAAGTATTGGTACACGTCATCGTGATCATTCAGCAACTGGTAACACATTTAAAGGTGTTAATTCAGCATtaacaacatatttttttggtccaaaaatgaatgaaaaattaacaattgaaaagTTTCTTGATTTTCAAGAACAATTACAAAAAGAAATTCTTAATCTTGAG tttgaaCGTCGTAATCCAGATGCAAATGGTAATATAACAGAAACAGATTTTACTGAATTACTTCTTGCATATGCTggttatcatgaaaaaaaaaaatctaaaatgttaaaaagagttaaaaaaagttttaaagatAATGCAAAAGGTATTAATAaagaagattatttaaaattttttcactttttaaataatattaatgatgttGATACTGCATTGACATTCTATCATATTGCTGGTGCTTCAATTGATCAAGTAACACTTAAACATGTTGCTAAAACAGTTGCACATGTTGATTTATCTGATCATGTTATACAAGttgtttatacaatttttgatgaaaaca tGGATGGACAATTGAGTAATCGTGAATTTGTTGCTGTCATGAAAAATCGTGTTTTAAGAGGACTTGAAAAACCAAAAGATACTGGTTTTGTTAAGCTTCTTCAATCCATGGCAAAATGTGCCAAAAATAGTTATACTTTTGACAAGTAA
- the LOC122847639 gene encoding calcium uptake protein 1 homolog, mitochondrial-like isoform X1 produces the protein MFLNRSRQLLMARGIFFEQRAIPIKNYQHIDCLSTNINCQSNIIVRNFRNFGHGPRPQSRAMKWYLICLATGMIGVITNWKSIGKMLFPRVDAAEMLKERSNIVDENTTEEPKKKKKKQKVGFRDRKIIEYENRMRSYSTPDKIFRYFATVKISSLDGTEVYMTPDDFLRAITPGMKQPDGKSFKRLGLDKYKRFDPKGIQNKLELELDENSIFYKLGSAGLITFSDYIFLLTVLSTSRRHFEIAFRMFDFNGDGDVDSDEFGKVATLIRQQTSIGTRHRDHSATGNTFKGVNSALTTYFFGPKMNEKLTIEKFLDFQEQLQKEILNLEFERRNPDANGNITETDFTELLLAYAGYHEKKKSKMLKRVKKSFKDNAKGINKEDYLKFFHFLNNINDVDTALTFYHIAGASIDQVTLKHVAKTVAHVDLSDHVIQVVYTIFDENMDGQLSNREFVAVMKNRVLRGLEKPKDTGFVKLLQSMAKCAKNSYTFDK, from the exons ATGTTTCTCAATCGAAGTAGACAACTTTTAATGGCTCGtggaatattttttgagcAACGAGCTattccaataaaaaattatcaacatattgattgtttatcaacaaatatcaATTGTCAAAGTAATATTATTGTACGTAATTTTCGTAATTTTGGTCATGGACCACGTCCACAAAGTAGAGCTATGAAATGGTATCTCATTTGTCTTGCAACTGGTATGATAGGAGTCATAACAAATTGGAAAAG TATTGGAAAAATGTTATTTCCACGAGTTGATGCTGCTGAAATGCTTAAAGAAAGatcaaatattgttgatgaaaatacaACCGAAGagccaaaaaagaaaaagaaaaaacaaaaagttggATTTCGTGATAGAaag ATAATTGAGTATGAAAATCGGATGAGATCTTACTCAACACCCGATaaaatttttcgttatttCGCGACAGTCAAGATTTCAAGCTTGGATGGTACTGAAGTCTACATGACACCCGATGATTTTCTAAGAGCAATTACCCCTGGCATGAAACAACCAGAtggtaaatcatttaaaa gACTTGGATTGGACAAGTACAAACGATTTGATCCaaag ggtattcaaaataaattagaattggaacttgatgaaaatagtattttttacaaaCTTGGAAGTGCTGGTTTGATAACATTTTctgattatatatttctacTAACTGTTTTGTCAA catCAAGAAGACATTTTGAAATAGCATTTCGTATGTTTGATTTtaatggtgatggtgatgttgATTCTGATGAATTTGGTAAAGTTGCAACATTAATTAGACAACAAACAAGTATTGGTACACGTCATCGTGATCATTCAGCAACTGGTAACACATTTAAAGGTGTTAATTCAGCATtaacaacatatttttttggtccaaaaatgaatgaaaaattaacaattgaaaagTTTCTTGATTTTCAAGAACAATTACAAAAAGAAATTCTTAATCTTGAG tttgaaCGTCGTAATCCAGATGCAAATGGTAATATAACAGAAACAGATTTTACTGAATTACTTCTTGCATATGCTggttatcatgaaaaaaaaaaatctaaaatgttaaaaagagttaaaaaaagttttaaagatAATGCAAAAGGTATTAATAaagaagattatttaaaattttttcactttttaaataatattaatgatgttGATACTGCATTGACATTCTATCATATTGCTGGTGCTTCAATTGATCAAGTAACACTTAAACATGTTGCTAAAACAGTTGCACATGTTGATTTATCTGATCATGTTATACAAGttgtttatacaatttttgatgaaaaca tGGATGGACAATTGAGTAATCGTGAATTTGTTGCTGTCATGAAAAATCGTGTTTTAAGAGGACTTGAAAAACCAAAAGATACTGGTTTTGTTAAGCTTCTTCAATCCATGGCAAAATGTGCCAAAAATAGTTATACTTTTGACAAGTAA
- the LOC122847943 gene encoding importin-5-like has translation MTIPPEAQKQLREQILLSVQNEQSTNIRLKICDVVAEVARNLIDDDGNNQWPEFLQFLFQCANGPVPALKKSALRIFTSVPGVFGNQQASYLDLIKQMLQQSILDSSNYEVQFQAVRALGAFIIIHEKESNIQKHFVELLPPMLQVTIKSAENEDDEALLKVLIDLAESTPKYLRSQLEQIMEMCMKIFSNEDKGDSWRQLALEVIVTLSETAPAMVRKVGSKYIAALVLKMMTDDDDSNTHPRVRYATCNAVGQMSTDFAPILYYILKMMTDLDEDETWSVSDEIIDDDNDSNTVVAESALDRLSCGLGGKTMLPHIVQNIPTMLNNNDWKYRHAALMAISAVGEGCHKQMEAILGQIMEGIIQYLQDPHPRVRYATCNAVGQMSTDFAPIFEKKFHDKVIPDLLMVLDDNANPRVQAHAGAALVNFSKDCPKNILTPYLNAIMEKLQNILTAKFQELVSKGTKLVLEQVVTTTASVADT, from the exons ATGACT ataCCACCTGAAGCACAAAAACAATTGAgagaacaaattttattgtctgTACAAAATGAACAATCAACTAATATCAGACTTAAAATATGTGATGTTGTTGCTGAAGTTGCAAGAAATTTAATTGACGATGATGGTAATAATCAATGGccagaatttttacaatttttatttcaatgtgCTAATGGACCAGTACCAGCACTCAAAAAAAGTGCACTACGTATATTTAC atcTGTACCAGGTGTATTTGGTAATCAACAAGCAAGTTATCTTGATCTAATCAAGCAAATGTTGCAACAATCAATATTGGATTCATCAAATTATGAG gTACAATTTCAAGCTGTTAGAGCACTTGgtgcatttataataattcatgaaaaagaatcaaatatacaaaaacattttgttgaattattaccaCCAATGTTACAAGTTACAATAAAATCAGCTGaaaatgaagatgatgaagctttattaaaagtattaattGATCTTGCTGAATCAACACCAAAATATTTACGTTCACAACTTGAACAAATAATGGAAATgtgtatgaaaatattttcaaatgaagaTAAAGGTGATTCATGGAGACAATTAGCACTTGAAGTTATTGTAACATTATCTGAAACAGCACCAGCAATGGTTAGAAAAGTTGGTAGTAAATATATTGCTGCActtgtattaaaaatgatgactgatgatgatgatagtaatACT cATCCACGTGTACGTTATGCAACTTGTAATGCTGTTGGACAAATGTCAACTGATTTTGCtccaatattatattatatattaaaaatgatgactGATCTTGATGAAGATGAAACATGGAGTGTATctgatgaaattattgatgatgataatgatagtaATACTGTTGTTGCTGAATCAGCATTAGATCGTTTATCATGTGGTCTTGGTGGTAAAACAATGTTACCTCATATTGTTCAAAATATACCAAcaatgttgaataataatgattggAAATATAGACATGCTGCACTTATGGCAATATCAGCTGTTGGTGAAGGTTGTCATAAACAAATGGAAGCTATTCTTGGACAAATTATGGAAggaattattcaatatttacaaGATCca catCCACGTGTACGTTATGCAACTTGTAATGCTGTTGGACAAATGTCAACTGATTTTGCtccaatatttgaaaaaaaatttcatgacaAAGTTATACCTGATCTTTTAATGGTACTTGATGACAATGCTAATCCACGTGTACAAGCACATGCTGGTGCTGCACTTGTTAATTTTAGTAAAGATtgtccaaaaaatatattgactccatatttaaatgcaattatggaaaaattacaaaatatattaacagcTAAATTTCAAGAATTAGTATCAAAAGGTACAAAACTTGTTTTAGAACAAGTTGTTACGACAACAGCATCAGTTGCTGAtacataa